Proteins found in one Fulvitalea axinellae genomic segment:
- a CDS encoding sigma-70 family RNA polymerase sigma factor: protein MGNTLTGDNKKKWIPRTSGTRWTENLYREHSDALYAYGRKLGAQAPVIEDAIHDIFVSFWEQDKRKEINNPKAYLFGALRNRLMKSYRKSALTVYGKDFESHNFPLEIDYESVIISEEIKAETLQRLSSGIASLSDSQREILYLRFNEGLEYNEIAETLNMNYQSALNAVHRAIKSLRTHLGETVSVWIILQQGLQ, encoded by the coding sequence ATGGGAAACACTCTTACCGGCGACAACAAAAAAAAATGGATACCCCGCACATCAGGCACCCGATGGACTGAAAATCTTTACCGGGAACACTCCGATGCGCTATATGCCTACGGCAGAAAATTGGGAGCCCAAGCCCCGGTAATCGAAGATGCCATACATGATATTTTCGTTAGTTTTTGGGAACAAGACAAGCGTAAGGAAATAAACAACCCGAAAGCGTATCTCTTCGGCGCACTGAGAAACCGCTTGATGAAAAGCTATCGAAAATCGGCTTTGACCGTTTACGGCAAGGATTTCGAAAGCCATAACTTCCCTCTTGAGATCGATTATGAATCCGTAATTATTTCGGAAGAAATCAAAGCCGAAACACTCCAACGACTCTCTTCCGGCATCGCTTCTCTATCGGACAGTCAGCGCGAAATTCTTTATCTGAGATTTAACGAAGGACTCGAATACAACGAAATTGCCGAAACGCTGAATATGAATTATCAGTCCGCTCTAAACGCCGTACATCGGGCAATTAAATCTTTAAGAACTCACCTTGGAGAGACCGTCAGCGTGTGGATTATCTTACAACAAGGCCTGCAATAA
- a CDS encoding FecR family protein, translating into MKRYDAVLVHVRTSSDSDFELANMAQDSSGIEEFVLSDSFRDWVLNGVGDEEWRKFLESNPDKKKELKVAREMLLSLRFISEPRPEGNKEKTLGRFRDTVSRRSFVRNFVRKSLRYAAALILVGGGTYWVSTLSPIRQAEVVVLPKIQLTKTAKAQYKTLLLPDSTIVKLNVDTKLSFSEDFNVREVTLEGEALFKVKPNKDRPFRVKTFGLETVVLGTEFNVEAREGNVSVSLFEGKVEVRDTVGINAVALEPGKRFVSGNGTFGYIDEYDYMEVFGWTNRVIKYNQEPLRNILKDLERTYDVAFKVEKSVNLDKTYSGTFELNSLNFLLEGLLYTASSKSVEFEFMSKKRVRIY; encoded by the coding sequence ATGAAGAGGTATGATGCGGTACTTGTACATGTGAGGACTTCATCAGACAGTGATTTTGAGTTAGCTAATATGGCGCAGGACAGTAGCGGAATCGAAGAGTTTGTATTATCCGATAGCTTTAGGGATTGGGTGTTGAACGGTGTTGGGGACGAGGAATGGCGGAAATTTTTAGAATCGAATCCCGATAAGAAAAAAGAGCTTAAAGTGGCAAGGGAGATGCTGTTGTCTTTACGCTTTATTAGTGAGCCAAGGCCTGAAGGAAATAAGGAAAAAACCTTGGGTAGGTTTAGGGATACCGTATCGAGGAGGTCTTTTGTGAGGAACTTCGTTAGGAAGAGTTTGCGTTACGCCGCCGCTTTGATTCTGGTTGGAGGCGGGACTTATTGGGTAAGTACGCTATCTCCGATACGGCAAGCGGAAGTTGTAGTGTTGCCGAAAATCCAGTTGACCAAAACAGCGAAGGCGCAATACAAAACGCTGTTGCTTCCGGACAGTACTATAGTTAAGCTGAATGTGGACACAAAGCTTAGTTTCTCCGAAGATTTTAACGTGCGTGAAGTGACATTGGAAGGGGAGGCGCTTTTCAAGGTAAAACCTAACAAGGACAGACCGTTTCGTGTCAAAACTTTTGGTTTGGAAACAGTGGTTCTGGGTACGGAATTTAACGTAGAGGCGAGAGAAGGTAATGTGAGTGTATCGCTCTTTGAGGGAAAAGTGGAAGTGCGCGATACGGTGGGTATTAATGCGGTGGCCCTTGAGCCAGGTAAAAGGTTCGTTTCCGGCAATGGGACTTTTGGTTATATTGATGAATACGATTACATGGAAGTATTCGGCTGGACGAATAGAGTCATAAAATATAATCAGGAACCACTCAGAAATATCCTGAAGGATTTGGAAAGGACTTATGATGTGGCCTTTAAGGTAGAGAAAAGCGTTAATCTGGATAAGACTTATTCCGGTACGTTTGAGCTTAATAGTCTGAATTTTCTTTTGGAAGGATTGCTGTATACGGCTAGTTCTAAGAGTGTTGAGTTTGAGTTTATGTCAAAGAAAAGAGTGAGGATTTATTGA